A stretch of the Capsicum annuum cultivar UCD-10X-F1 chromosome 10, UCD10Xv1.1, whole genome shotgun sequence genome encodes the following:
- the LOC107844626 gene encoding uncharacterized protein LOC107844626 yields MKDSIFDEREELMVSPLGGIPQLRKAHFLKSIVSSFEGPNLKLPSLPFSSESEWPLKVSFNGVRHQQIKWKKWVETWSLSIIPCGKLLVFMMLLWGLCVKSIYDDFGRVTFSVLGGPVLFSLQSPELVEIEENLEKVQRDLVRLKADNHNRWLNLFIDSGRDFEHEAFLALWLSRFVFPGNEYDKIGRHVFPIAVNLARGTRLAFAPAVLASIYRDLSLLKQTMIMASSNEPSSNGEDGYGFNILEFSLWAPLFFVQVWAWERLVTLRPE; encoded by the exons ATGAAAGATTCAATTTTTGATGAAAGAGAAGAGTTAATGGTTTCACCATTAGGTGGAATCCCACAACTAAGAAAAGCCCATTTCTTGAAATCCATTGTTTCTTCCTTTGAAGGTCCAAATTTGAAGCTTCCTTCACTACCCTTTTCATCTGAATCTGAATGGCCATTGAAAGTTTCCTTCAATGGTGTTAGGCATCAGCAGATCAAATGGAAGAAATGGGTTGAAACATGGAGTCTGTCCATCATTCCGTGTGGAAAGCTGCTGGTATTTATGATGCTATTATGGGGTCTTTGTGTAAAGTCCAT ATATGATGATTTTGGGAGGGTTACGTTCTCTGTCTTGGGTGGCCCTGTATTATTCTCTCTTCAATCCCCGGAGTTggtagaaattgaagaaaatcttgAAAAGGTGCAAAGGGACCTTGTCCGATTGAAGGCTGATAATCATAATAGGTGGTTGAATCTTTTCATTGACAGTGGAAGGGATTTTGAGCATGAAGCTTTTCTTGCTCTTTGGTTATCGAGATTTGTGTTTCCGGGTAATGAGTATGATAAAATAGGTAGACATGTTTTCCCTATAGCTGTTAATCTTGCTAGAGGTACACGACTAGCGTTTGCTCCAGCTGTTCTTGCTAGCATTTATAGGGACTTGAGCTTGTTGAAACAGACTATGATAATGGCTTCATCAAATGAGCCAAGTAGTAATGGAGAGGATGGATACGGATTTAACATTCTAGAATTTAGTCTTTGGGCACCATTGTTTTTTGTTCAAGTTTGGGCCTGGGAGAGGTTGGTAACTTTGCGGCCGGAATAG